One genomic window of Devosia salina includes the following:
- a CDS encoding DEAD/DEAH box helicase: MTDFISLGLPTLITDSLTASGFTEPTKIQTQAIPKLIEGRDMLGIAQTGSGKTAAFGLPILAGILGLTGRPRPMTTRALILAPTRELAVQIDENIRKFAGSKMKLDTVLVLGGVSRYHQVQKIAKGVDVVVATPGRLKDLLDDNKIRLNETRWLVLDEADRMLDMGFIAPVRAIAKAIGLKRQTMLFSATMAAEVEDLAKTLLKEPIKVEAAPQGSTVVKIDQRVIMSGSKAKRGVLNDLLADEKEGMERVIIFSRTKHGADRVAKNLAIDGHEAAAIHGNKSQNARQAALKGFANGSVRILVATDIAARGIDVTGITHVVNYELPDDPENYVHRIGRTGRNGASGIAITLCDGTEKGKLRDVERLIRRTLPVSGDVNLVEEAPAPRQPRNNAGAPAGARSARNPKPNGQRKFNTPRPGGERGRGGAPHAAADGERNGQVKHVRRDPETGKPLGNKPAGAKSGKPRWSKGQRDAGKARRASANA; this comes from the coding sequence TTGACCGATTTCATTTCGCTCGGCCTGCCGACCCTGATCACCGACAGCCTGACTGCCAGCGGCTTCACCGAGCCCACCAAGATCCAGACCCAGGCCATCCCCAAGCTCATCGAGGGCCGGGACATGCTGGGCATCGCCCAGACCGGCTCGGGCAAGACGGCCGCCTTCGGCCTGCCGATCCTGGCCGGCATTCTGGGCCTTACCGGCCGTCCCCGCCCCATGACCACGCGCGCGCTGATCCTGGCGCCGACGCGTGAACTGGCGGTGCAGATCGACGAGAATATCCGCAAGTTCGCCGGCTCCAAGATGAAGCTCGACACCGTGCTCGTGCTGGGCGGGGTGTCGCGCTACCACCAGGTGCAGAAGATCGCCAAGGGTGTCGACGTCGTCGTGGCCACCCCGGGGCGCCTCAAGGACCTGCTTGACGACAACAAGATCCGCCTCAACGAAACCCGCTGGCTGGTGCTGGACGAGGCCGACCGCATGCTCGACATGGGCTTCATCGCCCCGGTGCGCGCCATCGCCAAGGCCATTGGCCTCAAGCGCCAGACCATGCTGTTCTCGGCCACCATGGCCGCCGAGGTCGAAGACCTGGCCAAGACCCTGCTCAAGGAGCCGATCAAGGTCGAGGCGGCGCCGCAGGGCTCCACCGTGGTCAAGATCGACCAGCGCGTGATCATGTCCGGCTCGAAGGCCAAGCGCGGCGTTCTCAATGACCTGCTCGCCGACGAGAAGGAAGGCATGGAGCGCGTCATCATCTTCTCGCGCACCAAGCATGGCGCCGACCGCGTGGCCAAGAACCTGGCCATCGACGGGCACGAGGCCGCCGCCATTCACGGCAACAAGAGCCAGAATGCCCGGCAGGCGGCCCTCAAGGGCTTTGCCAATGGCTCGGTGCGCATCCTCGTGGCGACCGATATCGCGGCGCGCGGCATCGATGTGACCGGCATCACCCATGTGGTGAACTACGAATTGCCTGACGATCCGGAGAATTATGTGCACCGCATCGGCCGCACGGGCCGCAACGGCGCCTCGGGCATTGCCATCACGCTGTGCGATGGTACCGAGAAGGGCAAGCTGCGCGATGTCGAACGGCTGATCCGGCGCACCCTGCCGGTTTCCGGTGACGTCAATCTGGTCGAAGAAGCGCCTGCCCCACGCCAGCCGCGCAACAATGCCGGTGCGCCCGCCGGTGCTCGTTCGGCGCGCAATCCCAAGCCCAACGGGCAGCGCAAGTTCAATACGCCACGTCCGGGCGGCGAGCGTGGTCGTGGCGGCGCGCCGCACGCGGCTGCGGATGGCGAACGCAATGGCCAGGTCAAGCATGTCCGTCGCGACCCCGAAACGGGCAAGCCATTGGGCAACAAGCCCGCTGGTGCCAAGAGCGGCAAGCCGCGCTGGTCCAAGGGCCAGCGGGACGCCGGCAAGGCCCGGCGCGCTTCCGCCAACGCCTGA
- a CDS encoding alpha,alpha-trehalose-phosphate synthase (UDP-forming), with protein sequence MSRIVIVSNRTPGKGPAAGGLAVALRKVLGEREGFWFGWSGKLTEQPDRDARFEDIDGLSVAQIDLTREDHHAYYAGFSNSILWPSFHLRLDLATIESHWYEGYRRVNQQFARALLPLLKPDDIVWVHDYHLIPLASELRQLGARNRIGFYLHIPFPTADALYAIPHHEELMRDLSRYDLVGMQAKRDVAAFTEFAEHQAPSTFGGHKVEAIDFSHTEVEAFPIGSDPDAFARLAVSPAATKMVHRMKRALGDQRLILGVDRLDYSKGLPQRVEAYEKLLANNARLRRSVHMLQVAPPSRDSIKEYQETSDTLDAMCGRVMGHFAEPDWQPLTYVKRAYGQPSLAGLYRLARVGLVTPLRDGMNLVAHEFVGAQNPEDPGVLVLSRFAGAAEIFPEALLVNPFDTDETSEALRMALDMPLEERRDRWQALMAAARTHNVDDWAMSFLERLAPGALTKASASRDVLYLASVA encoded by the coding sequence ATGAGCCGCATCGTCATTGTATCCAACCGCACTCCCGGCAAGGGCCCTGCCGCAGGTGGCCTGGCCGTGGCGCTGCGCAAGGTACTGGGCGAACGGGAGGGCTTCTGGTTCGGCTGGTCGGGCAAGCTCACCGAACAGCCCGATCGGGACGCCCGCTTCGAGGATATTGATGGCCTCTCGGTCGCCCAGATCGATCTCACGCGTGAGGATCACCACGCCTATTATGCGGGCTTTTCCAATTCCATTCTCTGGCCCAGCTTTCACCTGCGGCTCGACCTGGCCACCATCGAGAGCCACTGGTACGAGGGCTATCGCCGGGTGAACCAGCAGTTTGCGCGGGCGCTGCTGCCGCTGCTCAAGCCCGACGATATCGTCTGGGTGCACGACTACCACCTGATCCCGCTGGCCTCGGAACTGCGCCAGCTCGGCGCGCGCAACCGCATCGGGTTCTACCTCCATATCCCCTTCCCCACTGCCGACGCGCTCTATGCGATCCCGCACCATGAGGAGCTGATGCGCGATCTGTCGCGCTATGACCTGGTGGGCATGCAGGCCAAGCGCGACGTGGCCGCCTTCACCGAATTTGCCGAGCACCAGGCGCCCTCCACCTTTGGCGGCCACAAGGTCGAGGCGATCGATTTCAGCCATACCGAGGTGGAAGCCTTTCCCATCGGGTCGGATCCGGACGCCTTTGCGCGCCTGGCCGTCAGCCCGGCGGCGACCAAGATGGTGCATCGCATGAAGAGGGCCCTGGGCGACCAGCGGCTCATCCTGGGTGTGGATCGGCTCGACTATTCCAAGGGCCTGCCGCAGCGCGTCGAAGCCTATGAAAAGCTCCTCGCCAACAATGCGCGCCTGCGCCGCTCGGTCCACATGCTGCAGGTGGCGCCGCCCTCGCGCGACAGTATCAAGGAATATCAGGAAACGAGCGACACGCTGGATGCCATGTGCGGCCGGGTCATGGGGCATTTCGCCGAGCCGGACTGGCAGCCGCTCACCTATGTGAAGCGCGCCTATGGCCAGCCCAGCCTGGCCGGCCTCTATCGCCTCGCTCGTGTCGGCCTCGTGACTCCCCTGCGCGACGGCATGAACCTGGTCGCCCATGAATTCGTTGGCGCCCAGAACCCGGAGGATCCCGGTGTTCTTGTATTGTCGCGCTTTGCCGGGGCAGCGGAAATCTTCCCCGAGGCGCTGCTGGTCAATCCCTTCGATACCGATGAGACATCCGAAGCCCTGCGCATGGCGCTCGACATGCCGCTCGAAGAACGCCGGGATCGCTGGCAGGCCCTGATGGCGGCCGCGAGAACCCACAATGTCGATGACTGGGCCATGTCCTTTCTTGAACGCCTGGCCCCCGGCGCACTGACGAAAGCCAGCGCATCCCGGGATGTGCTTTACCTCGCCTCTGTCGCATGA
- the otsB gene encoding trehalose-phosphatase, whose amino-acid sequence MPDPTAQPDGPAPLLAIFTDFDGTLVEIAETPDAVEMSPQLPDQLTQAMHDLDNAFAVITGREIADIDRFLSPLHLPVAGAHGAQRRSADGTILELDASISAAADAIADAVAPLLAANPALIIEPKDGAVALHYRQAPELEEACLLAMQEAVADHPEFTLVPGKMVIEARPSGFDKGSALRAFMQEEPFIGRTPIFIGDDTTDEDAFRVAQELGGIGIKLGPGDTIARMRIADVASVHALLLGLAQISARPQANEAMAEDAPLLADTTAH is encoded by the coding sequence ATGCCCGACCCAACAGCACAGCCAGACGGCCCTGCGCCGCTGCTGGCCATTTTCACCGATTTCGACGGCACACTGGTCGAGATCGCCGAAACGCCCGATGCCGTCGAGATGTCGCCACAACTGCCTGACCAGCTGACCCAGGCGATGCACGACCTCGACAATGCCTTCGCGGTGATCACCGGGCGGGAAATCGCCGACATCGATCGCTTTTTGTCGCCGCTGCACCTTCCCGTCGCGGGCGCCCACGGCGCCCAGCGACGCAGCGCCGACGGCACAATCCTCGAACTGGACGCATCGATCAGTGCAGCTGCCGATGCGATCGCGGACGCTGTGGCACCCTTGCTCGCCGCCAATCCGGCGCTGATCATTGAACCCAAGGATGGCGCCGTGGCGCTGCACTACCGGCAGGCACCCGAACTCGAGGAGGCGTGCCTGCTTGCCATGCAGGAGGCCGTCGCCGACCACCCCGAATTCACACTCGTGCCGGGCAAGATGGTGATCGAGGCCCGGCCTTCCGGGTTCGACAAGGGCAGCGCCCTGCGTGCCTTCATGCAGGAGGAACCCTTTATCGGCCGCACTCCCATCTTCATCGGCGACGACACCACGGATGAGGATGCGTTTCGGGTTGCCCAGGAACTGGGGGGCATCGGCATCAAGCTCGGACCGGGCGACACCATTGCCCGCATGCGCATCGCCGACGTCGCATCGGTGCACGCTTTGCTGCTGGGGCTGGCGCAGATTTCCGCCCGCCCGCAAGCCAATGAGGCCATGGCAGAGGATGCGCCGCTGCTCGCCGACACCACTGCCCACTGA
- a CDS encoding molybdopterin-dependent oxidoreductase — protein sequence MSRLIVNRRKFLAGSAALGSSLALSGCNQFDFLGQRGNPVRQALEQANVLTYRAQRALIGDQVLAREFSESEIRQGQRPNGSTDPSTPEYAFLKMQNFEPYRLTIKGMVEREVSFSLAELRNMPARTQITRHDCVEGWSCIAKWTGTPLGPVLDQAGVKPGARYCVYHCYDNIQRSISGDIFYYESSDLIDAYHPQTILAYGLNDQVLPVSNGAPVRLRIERALGYKQPKYLHTIELVDDLSPFGQGKGGYWEDNGYDWYGGI from the coding sequence ATGAGCCGGCTCATTGTCAATCGCCGCAAGTTCCTTGCCGGCTCGGCCGCGCTCGGGTCGTCGCTGGCCCTGTCCGGCTGCAACCAGTTCGATTTTCTCGGGCAGCGCGGCAATCCCGTGCGCCAGGCGCTGGAGCAGGCCAATGTGCTGACCTATAGGGCGCAGCGCGCACTGATCGGCGACCAGGTGTTGGCGCGCGAATTCAGCGAAAGCGAAATTCGCCAGGGGCAGCGACCGAATGGTTCGACCGATCCGTCGACGCCGGAATATGCTTTCCTCAAGATGCAGAATTTCGAACCCTATCGCCTCACCATCAAGGGCATGGTCGAGCGCGAGGTGAGCTTCTCGCTGGCGGAGTTGCGCAACATGCCGGCCCGCACGCAGATCACCCGGCATGACTGCGTCGAGGGCTGGAGCTGCATCGCCAAGTGGACCGGTACGCCATTGGGGCCGGTGCTCGATCAGGCCGGCGTCAAGCCGGGCGCGCGCTACTGCGTCTACCACTGCTACGACAATATCCAGCGCAGCATCAGCGGCGACATCTTCTACTATGAAAGCTCGGACCTGATCGACGCCTATCACCCGCAGACCATCCTGGCCTATGGGCTGAACGATCAGGTGCTACCGGTGAGCAATGGTGCGCCCGTGCGCCTCAGGATCGAGCGGGCGCTGGGCTACAAGCAGCCCAAATACCTCCACACCATTGAACTGGTGGACGACCTGTCGCCCTTCGGGCAGGGCAAGGGCGGCTATTGGGAAGACAATGGCTATGACTGGTATGGCGGGATCTGA
- a CDS encoding 2-dehydropantoate 2-reductase, whose product MTSIAIIGPGAIGGTLAAWLAQDPTLSISLCARSALTDLVVETPHGTLSAAPEVWTAPEQAQTVDWVLITTKTYSAESTKPWLDRLCGPQTRVAIIQNGVEHVRLFRHLVPEERLVPVMINLPASRTAPGRVTQSRDGIIAVPTGRNGADFVALFANTRIAAAVHEDFLSQAWVKLCGNCAAIVPALTLRATGPVWNADMEAIIRGLAEECAAVARAEGAEVPQEVIEKTVAAMRDMPEGALSGSIHADRLAGNPMEIDARNGVIVRLGEKHGIATPFNRMLVTLLSASASPWTAPHATEAR is encoded by the coding sequence GTGACCAGTATCGCAATCATCGGGCCCGGAGCCATTGGAGGGACGCTTGCCGCCTGGCTGGCGCAGGACCCCACATTGTCGATTTCGCTCTGCGCCCGCTCCGCGCTCACTGACCTCGTGGTCGAGACGCCGCATGGCACGCTTTCGGCCGCACCCGAGGTGTGGACCGCGCCGGAACAGGCCCAAACCGTGGACTGGGTGCTGATCACCACCAAGACCTACAGCGCGGAGTCCACCAAGCCCTGGCTTGATCGCCTGTGCGGCCCGCAGACGCGGGTGGCGATCATCCAGAACGGGGTGGAGCATGTGAGGCTGTTCCGACACCTGGTGCCGGAGGAGCGACTGGTGCCGGTGATGATCAACCTGCCGGCGAGCCGCACCGCGCCGGGACGCGTCACCCAGAGCCGCGACGGCATCATTGCGGTGCCGACCGGACGAAATGGCGCGGATTTCGTCGCCCTGTTCGCGAACACCCGGATCGCCGCAGCGGTGCATGAGGATTTTCTGTCGCAGGCCTGGGTCAAGCTCTGCGGCAATTGCGCAGCGATCGTGCCGGCGCTTACATTGCGGGCCACCGGGCCGGTCTGGAATGCGGACATGGAAGCGATCATCCGCGGGTTGGCCGAGGAATGCGCGGCGGTGGCTCGGGCCGAAGGGGCCGAGGTGCCGCAGGAGGTCATCGAGAAGACAGTTGCGGCGATGCGGGACATGCCCGAGGGCGCGCTGAGCGGCTCCATTCATGCCGATCGCCTGGCCGGCAATCCGATGGAAATCGATGCGCGCAACGGCGTCATCGTGCGGCTGGGCGAAAAGCATGGCATCGCCACGCCCTTCAACCGCATGCTGGTGACACTATTGTCGGCCTCGGCGAGCCCCTGGACGGCGCCTCATGCGACAGAGGCGAGGTAA